One Anas platyrhynchos isolate ZD024472 breed Pekin duck chromosome W, IASCAAS_PekinDuck_T2T, whole genome shotgun sequence DNA segment encodes these proteins:
- the LOC119714323 gene encoding maestro heat-like repeat-containing protein family member 7 isoform X2 — MTMRALFQHLGGATLVEDIQTQGGWDTLLRHETFHTGVAVLTRALRSKAPLCCASVFEEAVRGLCQRQKHKEIATVAVFTELLDCVDFEQHVNDCILDLLRSHLRSQSSVLRRMAVTSLVTLSTRPKMAVTLQDLLPEVMQQVQDANSDISMKAVTVLRNTLRLADGQVAGPIALQLPDRFLPLFENESSCMRELSVLLCKYAMEVAEGTHKMEMEKQVQSTVLPLFFHLHDQNQRVAEASREALLGAAKLLKWKQLRNLLETAQPQRIGKCLLVGHSSRVDDYLCQSLPYLWSPQEPLQEAAIRFIALRSMEGYSSPSVSSLVTETILVPRTSSTFSLQALRYRLRRVWERRPRVPRAGWLCCCSCAQC; from the exons ATGACCATGAGAGCTCTTTTCCAACACCTGGGGGGTGCCACTTTGGTTGAAGACATCCAGACGCAGGGTGGCTGGGACACGCTTTTAAGACATGAGACCTTCCACACAGGTGTTGCTGTGCTGACTAG GGCTCTGCGAAGCAAAGCACCGCTCTGCTGTGCCTCGGTGTTTGAAGAGGCAGTCAGAGGTCTCTGCCAGAGACAGAAGCACAAGGAGATCGCCACCGTGGCTGTCTTCACGGAG TTGCTGGACTGCGTAGACTTTGAGCAGCATGTCAATGACTGCATCCTGGACCTTCTTCGTTCACACCTGCGCAGTCAGTCCTCGGTGCTGCGTAGGATGGCGGTTACAAGCCTCGTCACGCTGTCTACGAGACCCAAGATG GCAGTAACTCTGCAAGACCTGCTGCCAGAGGTCATGCAGCAAGTGCAGGATGCCAACAGCGACATCAGTATGAAGGCCGTGACTGTCCTCCGCAACACTCTGCGCCTAGCAGATGGGCAAGTGGCTGGCCCCATCgctctgcagctgcctgacAGGTTCCTGCCCCTCTTTGAAAAC GAATCCAGCTGCATGAGAGAGCTCTCCGTCCTTCTCTGCAAGTATGCCATGGAGGTTGCAGAGGGCACCCATaagatggagatggagaagcAAGTGCAGAGCACCGTCCTCCCCCTCTTCTTCCACCTGCATGACCAGAACCAGCGTGTGGCTGAG gcctCTCGGGAAGCCCTCCTTGGTGCTGCCAAGCTCCTGAAGTGGAAGCAGCTCAGGAACCTGCTGGAGACAGCGCAGCCACAGAGGATTGGCAAGTGTCTG CTGGtggggcacagcagcagagtgGATGACTACCTGTGCCAGAGCCTGCCATACCTGTggagcccccaggagcccctGCAAGAGGCAGCCATCAGGTTCATTG CCCTGAGAAGCATGGAGGGCTACAGCAGCCCTTCGGTCTCCTCCCTGGTGACTGAAACCATCCTGGTTCCGAGAACTTCCTCCACATTCAGCCTGCAAGCACTACGTTACCGGCTCCGGAGGGTGTGGGAGAGGAGGCCCCGTGTCCCGAgagctggctggctgtgctgctgcagctgtgctcagtgctga
- the LOC119714323 gene encoding maestro heat-like repeat family member 5 isoform X1: MTASPGAPQSGGLGARAQQGHMHCWGPTAHRHAAHPCPAALCPPPSPPAPALLGSPGQGGCLAQAGCKVWPRELRTAGKTPGACWALCSGHEKLACPCHKAEPNPGSHWGWAPGQAARQRALAQCLCQLRAMPHPHLPHPPTRKLWQCCRDIRALRAAPDCFLQVTSAMNMIFQLPSSKNIAQSLFHKLYIAMLFQISFIHECTLQDFSRSSSQMGECMWPPGSFLRTAVMTMRALFQHLGGATLVEDIQTQGGWDTLLRHETFHTGVAVLTRALRSKAPLCCASVFEEAVRGLCQRQKHKEIATVAVFTELLDCVDFEQHVNDCILDLLRSHLRSQSSVLRRMAVTSLVTLSTRPKMAVTLQDLLPEVMQQVQDANSDISMKAVTVLRNTLRLADGQVAGPIALQLPDRFLPLFENESSCMRELSVLLCKYAMEVAEGTHKMEMEKQVQSTVLPLFFHLHDQNQRVAEASREALLGAAKLLKWKQLRNLLETAQPQRIGKCLLVGHSSRVDDYLCQSLPYLWSPQEPLQEAAIRFIALRSMEGYSSPSVSSLVTETILVPRTSSTFSLQALRYRLRRVWERRPRVPRAGWLCCCSCAQC; this comes from the exons ATGACAGCCTCCCCCGGGGCTCCCCAGTCAGGggggctgggagccagagcccagcagggcCACATGCACTGCTGGGGCCCCACTGCGCACAGGCACGCAGCCCACCCCTGCCCTGCCGCTCtctgtcctcctccctccccgcctGCTCCTGCCTTGCTGGGCAGCCCCGGGCAGGGCGGCTGCCTGGCCCAAGCAGGCTGCAAGGTTTGGCCCAGGGAGCTGAGGACAGCTGGCAAGACCCCCGGGGCCTGCTGGGCCCTTTGCTCTGGACACGAAAAGCTGGCTTGCCCATGCCACAAAGCAGAGCCGAACCCAGGGAGCCACTGGGGCTGGGCCCCAGGCCAGGCAgccaggcagcgggctctggcccaGTGCCTCTGTCAGCTCAGAGCGATGCCTCACCCCcacctccctcaccccccaACCCGCAAGctctggcagtgctgcagggacATCCGTGCACTGAGAGCTGCACCTGACTGTTTTCTGCAGGTAACCAGTGCCATGAACATGATCTTCCAGCTGCCCTCCAGCAAAAACATTGCGCAGTCACTTTTCCACAAGCTCTACATTGCCATGCTCTTCCAGATCTCCTTCATCCATGAGTGCACACTGCAGGActtcagcaggagcagcagtcaGATGGGGGAGTGCATGTGGCCTCCAGGCAGCTTTCTCAG GACTGCGGTGATGACCATGAGAGCTCTTTTCCAACACCTGGGGGGTGCCACTTTGGTTGAAGACATCCAGACGCAGGGTGGCTGGGACACGCTTTTAAGACATGAGACCTTCCACACAGGTGTTGCTGTGCTGACTAG GGCTCTGCGAAGCAAAGCACCGCTCTGCTGTGCCTCGGTGTTTGAAGAGGCAGTCAGAGGTCTCTGCCAGAGACAGAAGCACAAGGAGATCGCCACCGTGGCTGTCTTCACGGAG TTGCTGGACTGCGTAGACTTTGAGCAGCATGTCAATGACTGCATCCTGGACCTTCTTCGTTCACACCTGCGCAGTCAGTCCTCGGTGCTGCGTAGGATGGCGGTTACAAGCCTCGTCACGCTGTCTACGAGACCCAAGATG GCAGTAACTCTGCAAGACCTGCTGCCAGAGGTCATGCAGCAAGTGCAGGATGCCAACAGCGACATCAGTATGAAGGCCGTGACTGTCCTCCGCAACACTCTGCGCCTAGCAGATGGGCAAGTGGCTGGCCCCATCgctctgcagctgcctgacAGGTTCCTGCCCCTCTTTGAAAAC GAATCCAGCTGCATGAGAGAGCTCTCCGTCCTTCTCTGCAAGTATGCCATGGAGGTTGCAGAGGGCACCCATaagatggagatggagaagcAAGTGCAGAGCACCGTCCTCCCCCTCTTCTTCCACCTGCATGACCAGAACCAGCGTGTGGCTGAG gcctCTCGGGAAGCCCTCCTTGGTGCTGCCAAGCTCCTGAAGTGGAAGCAGCTCAGGAACCTGCTGGAGACAGCGCAGCCACAGAGGATTGGCAAGTGTCTG CTGGtggggcacagcagcagagtgGATGACTACCTGTGCCAGAGCCTGCCATACCTGTggagcccccaggagcccctGCAAGAGGCAGCCATCAGGTTCATTG CCCTGAGAAGCATGGAGGGCTACAGCAGCCCTTCGGTCTCCTCCCTGGTGACTGAAACCATCCTGGTTCCGAGAACTTCCTCCACATTCAGCCTGCAAGCACTACGTTACCGGCTCCGGAGGGTGTGGGAGAGGAGGCCCCGTGTCCCGAgagctggctggctgtgctgctgcagctgtgctcagtgctga